One region of Rhodospirillaceae bacterium genomic DNA includes:
- a CDS encoding HPr family phosphocarrier protein, with protein MGRETESGDGLCQHLRIQNERGLHARAAAKFVRCVARFEAEIVVACRGNSVSGLSIMGLLTLAASRGTWIEVKASGQEAAAALAALAALVRDKFEES; from the coding sequence GTGGGGCGGGAAACCGAATCAGGGGATGGCCTGTGTCAACATCTCCGGATCCAGAATGAGCGCGGCCTGCATGCCAGGGCGGCGGCGAAATTTGTTCGCTGCGTGGCGCGCTTCGAAGCGGAAATTGTCGTCGCCTGTCGGGGGAATAGCGTTTCCGGGCTTTCGATCATGGGCTTGTTGACCCTTGCGGCCAGTCGCGGCACATGGATCGAGGTCAAGGCTTCTGGCCAGGAGGCGGCGGCGGCGCTGGCGGCGCTGGCGGCGCTGGTGCGGGATAAATTTGAGGAAAGCTGA
- a CDS encoding adenosylhomocysteinase, with amino-acid sequence MAALTDYKIKDIALAGWGRREIAIAETEMPGLMALREEYGKSQPLAGARIVGCLHMTIQTAVLIETLLHLGASLRWSSCNIFSTQDHAAAAVVKDSGVPVFAWKGETEEEYDWCVAQTVQGPDGWRPNMILDDGGDLTRVMHEQFPDLMKDVKGISEETTTGVLRLREMQDAGRLMAPAINVNDSVTKSKFDNLYGCRESLIDGIKRATDVMLAGKIAIVNGFGDVGKGCAASLQGQGARVLVTEVDPICALQAAMEGFQVTTMEEAAPIGDIFVTATGNLDVITLDHMREMKDRAIVCNIGHFDSEIQIDALSNYTWEEVKPQVDEVVFPDGKRLIVLAKGRLVNLGCATGHPSFVMSASFSNQVLAQIELWQGNTKYERQVYVLPKHLDEKVAALHLARLGVKLTTLTKEQAQYIGVTPEGPFKPDYYRY; translated from the coding sequence ATGGCAGCCTTGACCGATTACAAGATCAAAGACATCGCACTGGCTGGTTGGGGGCGTCGCGAAATTGCGATCGCCGAGACGGAAATGCCGGGGTTGATGGCGCTGCGCGAGGAATATGGCAAGTCCCAGCCCCTGGCGGGCGCGCGCATCGTTGGCTGCCTGCATATGACGATTCAAACGGCGGTTCTTATCGAAACGCTGCTCCATTTGGGTGCCTCGCTTCGGTGGAGTTCGTGCAACATCTTCTCGACCCAGGATCACGCTGCTGCGGCCGTCGTAAAAGACAGCGGCGTTCCCGTTTTTGCCTGGAAGGGCGAGACGGAAGAAGAATATGACTGGTGCGTCGCGCAAACCGTTCAGGGCCCGGATGGCTGGCGACCGAACATGATCCTGGACGATGGCGGGGATTTGACCCGCGTCATGCACGAACAATTTCCAGACTTGATGAAGGACGTAAAGGGTATTTCCGAAGAAACGACGACCGGCGTGCTGCGCCTTCGTGAAATGCAGGACGCGGGCCGGTTGATGGCACCGGCCATTAATGTGAACGATTCGGTGACGAAATCAAAATTCGACAATCTCTATGGCTGTCGCGAAAGCCTGATTGACGGCATCAAGCGGGCAACGGATGTCATGCTGGCCGGCAAGATCGCCATCGTGAACGGTTTTGGCGACGTGGGCAAGGGCTGTGCTGCCTCGCTTCAGGGTCAGGGCGCGCGCGTTCTGGTGACAGAGGTCGATCCCATCTGTGCGCTTCAGGCCGCCATGGAAGGCTTTCAGGTCACGACGATGGAAGAGGCGGCACCAATTGGCGACATCTTCGTAACCGCGACCGGCAATCTGGACGTGATTACGCTGGATCACATGCGCGAGATGAAGGACCGCGCCATTGTCTGCAACATCGGTCACTTCGATAGCGAAATTCAAATCGACGCGTTGAGCAATTACACCTGGGAGGAAGTCAAACCCCAGGTTGATGAAGTTGTCTTTCCGGATGGCAAGCGGCTGATTGTGCTGGCGAAGGGGCGGCTCGTCAATTTAGGGTGCGCCACCGGCCATCCAAGCTTTGTGATGAGTGCCTCCTTCTCGAACCAGGTGCTGGCGCAGATCGAGCTGTGGCAGGGAAATACAAAATATGAGCGCCAGGTCTACGTCTTGCCGAAACATCTCGATGAAAAGGTTGCGGCGTTGCACCTTGCGCGGCTTGGGGTAAAGCTGACGACGCTGACGAAGGAACAGGCGCAATATATAGGCGTCACGCCGGAAGGCCCCTTCAAACCCGATTACTACCGTTACTAG